A region from the Musa acuminata AAA Group cultivar baxijiao chromosome BXJ1-10, Cavendish_Baxijiao_AAA, whole genome shotgun sequence genome encodes:
- the LOC135595503 gene encoding GTP-binding protein YPTM1-like isoform X3, translated as MSNEYDYLFKLLLIGDSSVGKSCLLLRFADDSYVDSYISTIGVDFWDTAGQERFRTITSSYYRGAHGIIIVYDITEMESFDNIRQWLSEIDRYANDSVCKLLVGNKCDLVENRVVEMEKAKAFADSLCIPFIETSAKDSINVEKAFLTMCAEIKKSRMGNQHSAERAPSTTVQMKGQPIQQKSSCCS; from the exons ATGAGTAATGAATA TGATTACCTCTTCAAGCTTCTCTTGATCGGAGACTCCTCCGTCGGGAAGTCCTGCCTCCTCCTCAGATTCGCG GATGATTCGTACGTTGATAGCTACATCAGCACCATTGGTGTTGATTTC TGGGACACAGCAGGACAGGAGCGGTTCAGGACCATAACAAGCAGTTACTATCGTGGAGCGCATGGCATCATT ATTGTTTATGACATTACAGAGATGGAAAGTTTCGACAATATCAGGCAGTGGCTAAGTGAGATTGACAGATATGCTAACGATAGTGTGTGCAAGCTTCTTGTTGGAAACAAATGTGATTTAGTCGAGAACAGAGTTGTGGAAATGGAAAAGGCAAAG GCATTTGCAGATTCACTTTGTATTCCTTTTATTGAGACAAGTGCAAAGGATTCAATCAATGTGGAGAAGGCTTTCTTAACCATGTGTGCTGAAATAAAGAAAAG CAGAATGGGAAACCAACACAGTGCAGAGAGAGCACCATCTACCACTGTCCAGATGAAAGGCCAACCTATTCAGCAGAAGAGCAGCTGTTGCAGTTAA
- the LOC135595503 gene encoding GTP-binding protein YPTM1-like isoform X1 — MSNEYDYLFKLLLIGDSSVGKSCLLLRFADDSYVDSYISTIGVDFKIRTAELDGKTVKLQIWDTAGQERFRTITSSYYRGAHGIIIVYDITEMESFDNIRQWLSEIDRYANDSVCKLLVGNKCDLVENRVVEMEKAKAFADSLCIPFIETSAKDSINVEKAFLTMCAEIKKSRMGNQHSAERAPSTTVQMKGQPIQQKSSCCS; from the exons ATGAGTAATGAATA TGATTACCTCTTCAAGCTTCTCTTGATCGGAGACTCCTCCGTCGGGAAGTCCTGCCTCCTCCTCAGATTCGCG GATGATTCGTACGTTGATAGCTACATCAGCACCATTGGTGTTGATTTC AAAATTCGTACGGCGGAGCTGGATGGAAAAACAGTCAAGCTGCAAATT TGGGACACAGCAGGACAGGAGCGGTTCAGGACCATAACAAGCAGTTACTATCGTGGAGCGCATGGCATCATT ATTGTTTATGACATTACAGAGATGGAAAGTTTCGACAATATCAGGCAGTGGCTAAGTGAGATTGACAGATATGCTAACGATAGTGTGTGCAAGCTTCTTGTTGGAAACAAATGTGATTTAGTCGAGAACAGAGTTGTGGAAATGGAAAAGGCAAAG GCATTTGCAGATTCACTTTGTATTCCTTTTATTGAGACAAGTGCAAAGGATTCAATCAATGTGGAGAAGGCTTTCTTAACCATGTGTGCTGAAATAAAGAAAAG CAGAATGGGAAACCAACACAGTGCAGAGAGAGCACCATCTACCACTGTCCAGATGAAAGGCCAACCTATTCAGCAGAAGAGCAGCTGTTGCAGTTAA
- the LOC135595503 gene encoding ras-related protein RABD1-like isoform X2 → MSNEYDYLFKLLLIGDSSVGKSCLLLRFADDSYVDSYISTIGVDFKIRTAELDGKTVKLQIWDTAGQERFRTITSSYYRGAHGIIIVYDITEMESFDNIRQWLSEIDRYANDSVCKLLVGNKCDLVENRVVEMEKAKAFADSLCIPFIETSAKDSINVEKAFLTMCAEIKKRMGNQHSAERAPSTTVQMKGQPIQQKSSCCS, encoded by the exons ATGAGTAATGAATA TGATTACCTCTTCAAGCTTCTCTTGATCGGAGACTCCTCCGTCGGGAAGTCCTGCCTCCTCCTCAGATTCGCG GATGATTCGTACGTTGATAGCTACATCAGCACCATTGGTGTTGATTTC AAAATTCGTACGGCGGAGCTGGATGGAAAAACAGTCAAGCTGCAAATT TGGGACACAGCAGGACAGGAGCGGTTCAGGACCATAACAAGCAGTTACTATCGTGGAGCGCATGGCATCATT ATTGTTTATGACATTACAGAGATGGAAAGTTTCGACAATATCAGGCAGTGGCTAAGTGAGATTGACAGATATGCTAACGATAGTGTGTGCAAGCTTCTTGTTGGAAACAAATGTGATTTAGTCGAGAACAGAGTTGTGGAAATGGAAAAGGCAAAG GCATTTGCAGATTCACTTTGTATTCCTTTTATTGAGACAAGTGCAAAGGATTCAATCAATGTGGAGAAGGCTTTCTTAACCATGTGTGCTGAAATAAAGAAAAG AATGGGAAACCAACACAGTGCAGAGAGAGCACCATCTACCACTGTCCAGATGAAAGGCCAACCTATTCAGCAGAAGAGCAGCTGTTGCAGTTAA
- the LOC135595502 gene encoding agamous-like MADS-box protein AGL11 isoform X1, translating into MFLLLSLRPEIFFFPAQPRFTKEIKEMGRGKIEIKRIENTTNRQVTFCKRRNGLLKKAYELSVLCDAEIALIVFSSRGRLYEYSNNNIKSTIERYKKACADTSNSGAIADVNSQHYYHQESAKLRHQIQILQNGNRNLMGDSLSSLSVKELKQLENRLERSITRIRSKKHELLFAEIEYMQKRESELQSDNSYLRAKIAENERAQQLSIMQAGTEYYTLPTFDPRNYYHTNMLEAAADYSHHQDQTTLHLGYDTKTDSAA; encoded by the exons atgtttcttTTATTGTCATTAAGACCGGAAATCTTCTTTTTTCCAGCTCAACCTCGGTTCACCAAAGAGATCAAAGAGATGGGAAGGGGTAAGATTGAGATCAAGAGGATCGAGAACACCACCAATCGCCAAGTCACATTCTGCAAGCGGAGGAACGGGTTGCTGAAGAAAGCTTATGAATTGTCTGTGCTTTGTGATGCCGAGATCGCCCTGATCGTGTTCTCCAGCCGCGGCAGACTTTACGAGTACTCCAACAACAA CATAAAATCAACAATTGAGAGGTACAAGAAGGCATGTGCTGATACTTCAAATTCAGGTGCCATTGCAGATGTCAATTCCCAA CACTATTATCATCAAGAATCTGCAAAACTGCGCCACCAGATCCAAATATTACAAAATGGAAACCG GAACTTAATGGGTGACTCTCTAAGTTCTCTAAGTGTCAAGGAGCTTAAGCAACTAGAAAACCGACTCGAAAGAAGCATCACAAGGATCAGATCAAAAAAG CATGAGTTGCTGTTTGCAGAAATTGAgtatatgcagaaaagg GAATCGGAGCTACAAAGTGACAATTCCTACCTGAGAGCCAAG ATAGCAGAGAATGAACGAGCGCAGCAGCTAAGCATTATGCAAGCAGGGACCGAGTATTATACTCTTCCAACGTTTGATCCCAGGAACTACTACCACACAAATATGTTGGAGGCAGCAGCCGATTACTCGCATCACCAAGACCAAACAACTCTCCATCTTGGCTATGACACTAAAACTGATTCTGCTGCATGA
- the LOC135595502 gene encoding agamous-like MADS-box protein AGL11 isoform X2, producing MGRGKIEIKRIENTTNRQVTFCKRRNGLLKKAYELSVLCDAEIALIVFSSRGRLYEYSNNNIKSTIERYKKACADTSNSGAIADVNSQHYYHQESAKLRHQIQILQNGNRNLMGDSLSSLSVKELKQLENRLERSITRIRSKKHELLFAEIEYMQKRESELQSDNSYLRAKIAENERAQQLSIMQAGTEYYTLPTFDPRNYYHTNMLEAAADYSHHQDQTTLHLGYDTKTDSAA from the exons ATGGGAAGGGGTAAGATTGAGATCAAGAGGATCGAGAACACCACCAATCGCCAAGTCACATTCTGCAAGCGGAGGAACGGGTTGCTGAAGAAAGCTTATGAATTGTCTGTGCTTTGTGATGCCGAGATCGCCCTGATCGTGTTCTCCAGCCGCGGCAGACTTTACGAGTACTCCAACAACAA CATAAAATCAACAATTGAGAGGTACAAGAAGGCATGTGCTGATACTTCAAATTCAGGTGCCATTGCAGATGTCAATTCCCAA CACTATTATCATCAAGAATCTGCAAAACTGCGCCACCAGATCCAAATATTACAAAATGGAAACCG GAACTTAATGGGTGACTCTCTAAGTTCTCTAAGTGTCAAGGAGCTTAAGCAACTAGAAAACCGACTCGAAAGAAGCATCACAAGGATCAGATCAAAAAAG CATGAGTTGCTGTTTGCAGAAATTGAgtatatgcagaaaagg GAATCGGAGCTACAAAGTGACAATTCCTACCTGAGAGCCAAG ATAGCAGAGAATGAACGAGCGCAGCAGCTAAGCATTATGCAAGCAGGGACCGAGTATTATACTCTTCCAACGTTTGATCCCAGGAACTACTACCACACAAATATGTTGGAGGCAGCAGCCGATTACTCGCATCACCAAGACCAAACAACTCTCCATCTTGGCTATGACACTAAAACTGATTCTGCTGCATGA